Proteins from a single region of Colias croceus chromosome Z, ilColCroc2.1:
- the LOC123705492 gene encoding uncharacterized protein LOC123705492, protein MNTRSRSGRGATPSVSETTATATGTSSTNTSEETSGTTETSETCTTATRTTRTEEKSSSTPPTPSTMPADKLQPAPSPVVGYTNAAFAAPADNADAPTTAAFAAPISNVNLNTNAALAAPSNVAVGSPARRSKTLRQASEVRSRRSVASRKRLLAELEAKERLAELKLEQAKAAAELEKARLERIRAEEESTTEEEEEDYEPERRVESWLKQHSSQPLPPAANPTRELSPPRYIAKNTDNKEDRGWGARQEQDDGQREPKKDPPTRSPEVAAIVTAFNEVARSQRKVIRYGGELPTFTGSSNEWLSFKASYEETEEGFTDGENVARLRKALKGAALEAVTALLISHTGPEKIIEALQRRFGRPDALVLGEMEKIKSLPRVSDNPRDVCIFANKIANIVATVEILGKPEYLHSPEMLRQVLEKLTPIMKNKWYDFAADERDKTPLLKKLAEFLNKEADKCSSYAPLDTETERITRKRTERAYAASNASERETRCPVCEREHKLIECRQFTNSDVNTRWEIAKKHRVCFRCLRSKHQRATCRARPCGLNGCTMKHHKMLHHTKTAEKKNEETTQPQAETKNDEKVLVSAININSATSEQPTRRRAYLKIAPITITGPKGKCDTYALLDEGSTVTIIETALAEQLGLDGPRESITIQGVNGHENEHEYSKRVKARVRGRHEEKDYVLDNARTVHQLHAFTQSIRESDIARCNHLHDLQDDLLYENATPKLLIGQDNWELIITRKLRHGKRSQPVASKTLLGWVLHGCRSSNKHPVLFCSHLSEAEKSPDTLENMMKKYFELESIGIEPKRQRSDPEQQALNILEKKSQRLPSGRYETGLLWRDESADTPNNYGDTLKRLKTLEKKLDKDGELKRQYEERIENLLSSGYAEKAQTPPTGGRVWYLPHFPVINPDKAKIRLVHDAAAKSHGRSLNDMLLPGPDLLQSLPAVIMKFRQHPIAVSADIKEMFMQIKIIEEDRDALRFLWRGDRRDDGPPDEYRMTSLIFGASSSPCTALYIKNRNAQEHANESPAAARAIQENHYMDDYIHSYATEDEAKEITAHVDRIHRYAGFELRGWASNKENAIRNFTNTGATTVEIGGSETERTLGLLWHVKQDYIGFRVNTKRVPQEIIENKRTPTKREALSLIMSVFDPLGLIAPILTPAKRIMQDTWKYNTGWDDPIPDALQHRWENWVANIQHLDALRIPRCYDYEPAAEREVHTFVDASEEAYAAVVYIRATRADGSIHIAIAAAKSRVTPTKPVSIPRLELQAALLGARLTRTVEEGHDFVFKRKVYWSDSRTALAWIRGEPRTYKTFVAHRLAEIEDLTKKDEWRWVPTAHNTADDATRNTPADFDPQHRWFTGPDFLRYEECDWPVEKKENITDTGEEKEKCGALNSSDPAPAFIDLERFSTWTRLVRTTARVLQFIELCRRPKQLVSATRRKRTRKNEEKDATWKRNTKKNKEKIVSRPNNEERKYIILSARHLRAAENVLVKLAQQATYGKEIAILQRGDPLTEKCQGPLAGLSVALNEEGILKLRGRVNEASAIEAEAANPTVLDGKHKYTQLYIQHVHEKLHHGGVEIVVNELRQRLWITRIRPATKEVLKSCPRCRLLRAKPARPSTGDLPAARLAHHARPFTFTGLDYFGPQEVTVGRHREKRYVALFTCLTSRAVHLEVVASLSTDSAINALRRFIARRGCPAEIWSDNATCFRAANRELTDAWAALEEEAAARRISWRFLPPAAPFMAGAWERMVRTVKEALRHTLHEQHPSDETLVTLLAEVEATVNSRPLTHVAVTPDVPPAITPNMILLGSNCYVPPPCTIEEDQTTARTHWKRAQQLADTFWRRWVREYLPVLQQRREPHASGAAPKIGDLVIVCDSNHPRNTWPRGRVIATYPGKDGEVRVVDVETSGGRILRRPTKKIVVLPVRIAECDGGRNVHDET, encoded by the coding sequence ATGAACACGAGAAGCCGGAGCGGAAGAGGAGCCACGCCATCGGTATCCGAGACGACCGCCACCGCCACAGGAACGTCATCAACGAACACATCGGAAGAAACGAGCGGCACGACGGAGACATCGGAGACCTGCACGACCGCGACGAGAACGACGAGGACAGAAGAAAAGAGCAGCTCGACGCCACCTACGCCGAGCACCATGCCCGCCGACAAGTTGCAGCCAGCGCCGTCACCCGTCGTAGGATACACAAACGCCGCTTTCGCGGCGCCAGCCGACAACGCCGACGCGCCGACGACCGCCGCTTTCGCGGCGCCAATAAGCAACGTCAACTTAAATACAAACGCCGCTCTCGCGGCGCCATCGAACGTCGCCGTCGGGTCGCCAGCACGCCGCTCGAAGACGCTCCGCCAGGCATCAGAGGTGCGGTCGCGGCGCTCCGTAGCCTCCCGCAAGAGACTCCTCGCGGAGTTGGAGGCGAAGGAACGCCTAGCCGAACTAAAGCTGGAACAAGCGAAGGCCGCAGCAGAACTAGAAAAGGCGCGGTTAGAAAGAATCCGCGCTGAAGAAGAATCAACAACGGAAGAGGAAGAAGAGGACTACGAACCGGAACGACGGGTCGAGTCGTGGTTGAAACAGCATTCAAGCCAGCCACTGCCACCCGCCGCCAACCCGACTCGCGAGCTCTCACCGCCACGCTACATAGCGAAGAACACCGACAACAAGGAAGACCGAGGATGGGGGGCCCGCCAGGAACAGGACGACGGGCAACGGGAACCGAAGAAAGACCCGCCCACGCGGTCACCAGAAGTTGCGGCAATTGTAACCGCCTTCAACGAAGTCGCAAGAAGCCAAAGGAAAGTAATAAGATACGGCGGTGAACTACCGACGTTCACCGGCTCCAGCAACGAGTGGCTATCGTTCAAGGCATCGTATGAAGAAACTGAAGAGGGATTCACCGACGGGGAAAACGTCGCACGATTGAGGAAGGCGCTGAAAGGAGCAGCCCTAGAAGCCGTCACCGCCCTACTCATATCACACACCGGACCCGAGAAGATCATCGAAGCCCTGCAGAGAAGGTTCGGCCGCCCAGACGCGCTCGTTTTGGGTGAAatggaaaaaattaaatcgctacCACGAGTGTCGGACAACCCCCGGGATGTTTGCATATTCGCAAACAAAATAGCGAATATCGTCGCCACCGTCGAAATACTAGGAAAACCAGAATACCTGCACAGCCCGGAAATGCTGCGGCAGGTGCTCGAGAAGCTCACACCGATCATGAAGAATAAGTGGTACGACTTCGCCGCCGACGAACGAGACAAGACACCGCTACTGAAAAAGCTCGCAGAGTTCCTGAATAAAGAAGCAGACAAGTGCTCCAGTTACGCTCCGTTAGACACAGAGACGGAGAGGATAACAAGGAAAAGGACGGAGCGCGCCTACGCAGCAAGCAACGCGAGCGAGCGAGAAACAAGATGCCCGGTGTGCGAGCGAGAACACAAGCTTATCGAGTGCCGACAATTTACGAACAGCGACGTAAATACACGATGGGAAATAGCGAAGAAACATCGAGTGTGCTTCCGCTGTCTGCGAAGCAAACATCAACGAGCAACATGCCGCGCTCGTCCATGCGGCCTCAACGGGTGCACCATGAAGCACCACAAGATGCTCCATCATACAAAGACAGCGGAAAAGAAAAATGAAGAAACGACTCAACCGCAAGCCGAAACGAAGAACGACGAAAAAGTCCTCGTGTCGGCGATAAACATCAACAGCGCTACGTCGGAGCAACCTACGCGCCGCCGCGCGTATCTGAAGATCGCCCCCATCACCATCACGGGGCCGAAAGGAAAATGCGACACGTACGCGCTGCTCGACGAGGGAAGCACGGTGACCATCATAGAAACGGCGCTTGCAGAACAGCTGGGTCTCGACGGGCCACGCGAGTCCATCACAATTCAAGGTGTGAATGGACACGAGAACGAGCACGAGTACAGCAAGAGAGTGAAGGCACGAGTACGAGGACGGCATGAAGAAAAAGATTACGTATTAGACAACGCCCGCACCGTGCACCAACTCCACGCGTTCACGCAGTCCATCCGCGAAAGTGACATCGCCCGCTGCAACCATCTGCACGACCTGCAAGACGACCTGCTGTACGAGAATGCAACACCGAAGCTGCTGATCGGACAAGACAACTGGGAGCTCATTATAACACGTAAACTACGGCACGGCAAGAGGAGTCAGCCCGTCGCATCGAAGACACTGTTAGGATGGGTACTGCACGGCTGCCGTTCATCGAACAAGCACCCAGTTTTGTTCTGTTCTCATCTCTCGGAAGCGGAGAAGTCACCCGACACACTCGAAAATATGATGAAGAAATACTTCGAATTAGAATCCATCGGCATCGAACCTAAGCGACAACGCAGCGACCCGGAGCAGCAGGCACTCAACATACTGGAAAAGAAAAGTCAACGCCTGCCGTCCGGCCGATATGAAACCGGACTCCTATGGAGAGACGAGTCCGCAGATACACCGAACAACTACGGCGACACACTGAAAAGACTGAAGACATTGGAAAAGAAATTGGACAAAGACGGAGAGCTGAAGAGACAATATGAGGAAAGAATCGAAAATCTACTCTCGTCCGGCTATGCAGAGAAGGCGCAGACTCCGCCCACCGGCGGGAGAGTGTGGTACCTCCCACACTTTCCAGTGATCAACCCGGACAAAGCGAAGATTCGTCTGGTGCACGACGCGGCCGCTAAGTCACACGGCCGCTCTCTCAACGACATGCTGCTGCCCGGGCCCGACCTACTGCAATCTCTGCCCGCCGTCATCATGAAGTTCCGTCAACATCCAATCGCCGTGTCCGCCGACATCAAGGAAATGTTCATGcagataaaaattatagaagaAGACCGCGACGCGCTGCGCTTCCTCTGGCGTGGCGACCGACGCGACGACGGGCCGCCCGATGAATATCGCATGACATCGCTCATCTTCGGCGCCTCTTCATCACCGTGCACCGCGCTCTACATCAAGAATAGAAACGCGCAAGAACACGCGAACGAGAGTCCGGCAGCCGCACGCGCGATTCAAGAGAACCATTATATGGACGACTATATACATAGCTACGCGACCGAAGATGAAGCAAAGGAGATAACGGCGCACGTCGATCGCATACATCGATACGCCGGCTTCGAGCTACGTGGGTGGGCGTCGAACAAAGAAAACGCGATAAGAAACTTTACGAACACCGGGGCGACCACCGTCGAGATCGGCGGGAGCGAGACAGAGCGAACATTAGGGCTACTTTGGCATGTGAAGCAGGACTACATAGGCTTTCGTGTCAACACGAAACGTGTACCACAAGAAATAATCGAAAATAAGCGAACACCTACGAAGAGAGAAGCCCTCAGTCTCATCATGTCGGTCTTCGACCCACTCGGCCTCATCGCGCCCATCCTCACACCGGCGAAAAGGATAATGCAGGATACGTGGAAGTACAACACCGGCTGGGACGACCCCATTCCCGACGCGCTACAACACCGCTGGGAAAACTGGGTGGCGAATATACAGCATCTCGACGCGCTCCGCATCCCGCGCTGCTATGACTACGAACCCGCTGCTGAGAGAGAGGTACACACGTTTGTGGACGCCAGCGAAGAGGCATACGCAGCAGTCGTGTATATCAGAGCGACGCGCGCCGACGGATCAATACACATCGCGATCGCCGCCGCGAAAAGCAGAGTCACGCCCACGAAACCGGTATCGATTCCACGTCTGGAGCTGCAAGCCGCCCTGCTCGGAGCACGCCTCACACGAACAGTCGAGGAAGGCCACGACTTTGTCTTCAAGAGAAAAGTGTATTGGAGCGACTCGAGAACAGCACTCGCATGGATACGCGGCGAGCCCCGCACATACAAGACGTTTGTAGCGCACAGACTAGCCGAAATAGAAGATCTCACGAAGAAGGATGAATGGCGCTGGGTTCCCACGGCGCACAATACGGCGGACGACGCTACACGCAACACCCCCGCTGACTTCGACCCGCAACACCGTTGGTTCACCGGTCCAGACTTTCTCCGCTATGAAGAATGCGACTGGCCGGTTGAGAAGAAGGAAAACATCACCGACACGGgcgaagaaaaagaaaaatgcgGCGCGTTGAACTCGTCGGACCCCGCCCCCGCGTTCATCGACCTCGAACGCTTCTCAACATGGACTCGGCTAGTGCGCACAACGGCCCGCGTACTGCAATTCATCGAACTCTGTCGTCGCCCCAAACAACTCGTCAGCGCAACACGTCGAAAACGTACAAGAAAAAACGAAGAAAAGGACGCGACGTGGAAAAGAAATACGAAAAAGAACAAAGAGAAAATCGTCTCGCGTCCGAACAAcgaagaaagaaaatatataatactgaGTGCGCGCCACCTACGCGCCGCGGAAAACGTGCTTGTGAAATTAGCACAACAAGCAACGTACGGAAAAGAGATAGCGATACTACAGCGAGGAGACCCGCTCACTGAAAAATGTCAAGGTCCACTAGCGGGATTAAGTGTCGCATTGAACGAAGAAGGAATACTGAAACTACGAGGAAGGGTGAATGAAGCCAGCGCGATCGAGGCAGAGGCCGCAAACCCGACAGTGCTCGACGGAAAACACAAGTATACGCAGCTCTACATACAGCATGTACACGAAAAGTTACATCACGGCGGCGTCGAAATTGTAGTAAATGAACTAAGGCAAAGACTGTGGATAACAAGAATACGACCCGCGACAAAGGAGGTGCTAAAGAGCTGCCCGCGCTGCCGCCTGCTGCGCGCCAAACCCGCGCGCCCATCCACCGGCGACCTGCCTGCCGCACGCCTCGCGCATCACGCGCGCCCATTTACATTCACCGGACTCGACTACTTCGGCCCGCAAGAAGTAACCGTCGGCCGCCATCGAGAGAAGCGCTACGTGGCCCTCTTCACGTGCTTAACATCGCGCGCAGTACATCTAGAAGTCGTCGCCTCGCTCAGCACCGACTCAGCGATCAACGCGCTGCGCCGCTTCATAGCGCGGCGCGGCTGCCCGGCCGAAATATGGAGTGACAACGCGACGTGCTTCCGCGCGGCCAACCGAGAGCTCACGGACGCGTGGGCCGCACTTGAAGAAGAAGCAGCAGCCCGCCGCATCAGCTGGCGCTTCCTTCCGCCGGCCGCCCCATTCATGGCCGGCGCGTGGGAGCGCATGGTACGCACCGTGAAAGAAGCCCTACGCCACACGCTTCACGAGCAGCACCCCAGTGACGAGACGCTCGTCACACTCCTCGCCGAAGTAGAAGCCACCGTAAACTCACGCCCACTCACTCATGTGGCCGTGACCCCCGACGTGCCGCCCGCCATCACACCGAATATGATCCTGCTGGGCTCCAACTGTTACGTGCCGCCACCCTGCACCATCGAAGAAGACCAAACAACAGCGCGCACACACTGGAAGCGCGCGCAACAGCTCGCCGACACCTTCTGGCGACGCTGGGTGCGAGAGTACCTGCCCGTACTCCAACAGCGGCGGGAGCCCCACGCAAGCGGCGCGGCCCCCAAGATCGGCGACCTGGTCATCGTGTGCGACTCCAATCATCCGAGGAACACGTGGCCCCGAGGACGAGTCATCGCCACGTATCCCGGCAAGGACGGCGAGGTACGAGTGGTCGACGTGGAGACCAGCGGCGGCAGAATCCTCCGGCGGCCCACCAAGAAGATCGTCGTGCTACCAGTTCGAATCGCAGAGTGCGACGGCGGGAGAAATGTGCACGACGAAACGTAA
- the LOC123705511 gene encoding piggyBac transposable element-derived protein 4-like, whose protein sequence is SFWMMLGIIIMPTVTSCFSTHPLLMTEVFKRIFIRKRYENLVRALHFVDADTENSDRLNRLRPIISHLNDKFQSNYVLDKDICIDKSLTLWKGRLDIKQYIRSKASKFGIKTFELCESVTGYLWSFIVYTGKQSSAELVQEHGVLKSTAVVKKLMAPLLNHSTVRRLLEALNGQHSTVGRAQNILTWSLVWPLARTPARGRAIGL, encoded by the coding sequence tcattCTGGATGATGCTGGGCATCATAATAATGCCAACCGTCACCAGTTGTTTTTCAACTCACCCACTTTTAATGACCGAAGTATTCAAACGGATTTTCATCCGAAAGAGGTATGAAAATTTGGTGAGAGCTCTCCATTTTGTAGATGCCGACACAGAAAACTCAGATCGACTAAACCGATTAAGACCTATAATATCACATCTAAATGATAAATTCCAGTCTAATTATGTATTAGATAAAGATATTTGCATAGACAAAAGCTTAACGCTTTGGAAGGGGAGATTAGATATAAAACAGTACATAAGGTCAAAAGCTTCGAAGTTTGGGATCAAAACTTTTGAATTATGTGAGAGTGTCACCGGCTACCTTTGGTCGTTTATTGTGTACACAGGTAAACAATCCTCAGCAGAATTAGTACAGGAACATGGTGTGCTTAAAAGTACAGCCGTTGTTAAAAAACTCATGGCACCTTTGCTTAACCACTCAACGGTTCGACGCCTCCTGGAGGCACTCAACGGTCAACACTCAACGGTCGGGCGCGCTCAAAACATCCTTACGTGGTCATTGGTTTGGCCTCTCGCGCGTACTCCCGCTCGCGGGCGCGCAATCGGCTTGTAA